The window TTTATTCCGGTGGTTAAAACCGCTCGACGGAGCGGTGTTTTTGTTTATCTCTTTACTTTGGGGCATAATGTCAAAACAGAATTTTGCGAGAATGTCGATGTAGCCAACACTCGGTCACTCGACCAATTAGTTTCAAGTAACTCTGTGTCTTAGGCAAAGGGCAAGGGTGTGAACAGTACGATAGAAATATAATTAAATCTATATTAATATAGTAATTATGAATAGATTGTTAAGCATAGGTGAAGCATTTGAAACATTAGGGGTTTCAATCACAATGCTACGGCGTTGGGAAAAAATCGGGCGAATCAAAACAGAACATATAGTAGGCGGCCA is drawn from Synergistaceae bacterium and contains these coding sequences:
- a CDS encoding MerR family DNA-binding transcriptional regulator — protein: MNRLLSIGEAFETLGVSITMLRRWEKIGRIKTEHIVGG